In Lentibacillus amyloliquefaciens, one DNA window encodes the following:
- a CDS encoding DUF2626 domain-containing protein produces the protein MDRMFRVLAFWTGIFTVMFYVGEMVNVALLFLVQTAFFLAVSYLKLSERMYMYLFGAYCTVFMVGFTWYSEFILVPGFGH, from the coding sequence ATGGATCGGATGTTTAGGGTCCTTGCTTTTTGGACAGGTATATTCACTGTTATGTTTTACGTTGGAGAGATGGTCAACGTGGCATTGCTCTTTCTTGTCCAAACAGCATTTTTCCTGGCAGTAAGCTATCTGAAATTATCTGAACGTATGTATATGTATTTATTCGGAGCTTATTGTACCGTATTTATGGTCGGATTTACCTGGTATTCCGAGTTTATACTAGTACCGGGATTCGGACATTAA
- a CDS encoding MBL fold metallo-hydrolase — translation MNIKQIPAGPLETNCYIIHNSEQALIVDPGGDPDKIIQYLTDENIEPEVILLTHAHFDHIGGVSELRTYYNLEVYLHEHEASWLENPQYNGSSMLLGSDIKTDAAEHTLTPGKAEIGGFPMEILHTPGHSPGSVSFVFHEHDFVVSGDVLFNQGIGRTDLPGGDVEKLERSIRNSLYHLPESFTVYPGHGPETTIKNEKRNNPFFRA, via the coding sequence ATGAATATAAAACAAATTCCGGCCGGTCCGCTTGAGACGAATTGTTATATTATACATAATAGTGAACAAGCTTTAATCGTTGACCCCGGCGGGGATCCTGACAAGATCATTCAGTATCTGACTGATGAAAACATTGAACCAGAAGTTATTCTTTTAACACATGCACATTTTGATCATATTGGCGGTGTGAGCGAATTAAGAACATATTATAATCTTGAAGTGTATCTCCATGAGCATGAAGCATCCTGGCTGGAAAATCCTCAATATAATGGTTCATCTATGCTTCTGGGAAGTGACATTAAAACGGATGCAGCTGAGCATACATTAACCCCGGGAAAAGCCGAAATTGGCGGTTTTCCAATGGAAATTTTGCATACACCCGGTCATTCGCCGGGAAGTGTTAGTTTTGTATTTCACGAGCATGACTTTGTTGTCAGTGGTGATGTGTTATTCAATCAAGGCATCGGGAGAACAGATTTGCCGGGCGGTGATGTTGAAAAGCTGGAACGGAGCATCCGCAATTCCTTGTATCATCTCCCGGAATCTTTTACGGTATATCCCGGCCATGGTCCAGAAACCACCATAAAAAATGAAAAACGGAACAATCCTTTTTTCCGGGCTTGA
- a CDS encoding DUF2759 family protein gives MVLALIFLHIAGNRFSYSVKIKNLFALGFSAVTVLVFGFFSVATIITELGNM, from the coding sequence ATGGTTTTGGCACTTATCTTTTTGCACATTGCTGGCAATCGTTTCAGTTATTCAGTTAAAATTAAAAATTTATTTGCACTCGGCTTTTCAGCAGTAACCGTTTTAGTCTTCGGATTCTTTTCGGTTGCCACCATTATAACAGAATTAGGCAATATGTAA
- a CDS encoding LTA synthase family protein produces MDFKKFRIPLFIIATLLFGIKTYIIYRFAFNIELENKMQEFILFINPFVSAFLIFAISVWFKKQPRQMAFLRYTALIGTVIIYFNLVFYRSFNDFITMPQLFQASNMGDLGSSILTLIEFYDAFFFLDVVIIWYLSKKKPEIMTVSYQKSGKVFALAMSFLLLAGNFFLAEMERPQLFTRAFDREYLVKNIGLFNYHIYDAAVHSRVKTQRVFADGNELPEIKEYVEEEVKSDEKSSIHGIADDKNVIFITLESLQSFVINNEVNGEEITPFLNSLVGDESTYYFENFYHQTQQGKTSDSEFLIENSLYPLSRGAVFFTHGENEYHSMTEFLGEEGYNSAVFHANNKSFWNRDQMYESLGIDHFYGEEAYEANQENSVGWGLKDKPFFEQSIKYLQSMEEPFYSRFITLTNHFPFKLSEEDSSIDKYDSNSSTLNNYFPTVRYMDEAVEQFFNQLKEAGLYEDSVIVMMGDHYGISENHNKAMSDYLNKEEITPYDHIQLQRVPMFIHIPGHEGGKVMSKVTGQIDVKPTILSLLGVSAENDIQFGNDMFIEDRKGYIGLRNGDFISEDYVSTSGVCYDRESGNPVETDKQQDNSTGNESVKEAVNQSGNQTESPCVPLKQQVEKELELSDKLIYGDLFRFVDSPGEKSEANNE; encoded by the coding sequence ATGGACTTTAAAAAGTTCAGAATACCGTTGTTCATTATAGCCACCTTGTTATTTGGCATTAAAACGTATATCATCTATCGTTTTGCCTTTAATATAGAATTGGAAAATAAAATGCAGGAGTTTATTCTGTTTATTAATCCATTTGTGTCTGCATTTCTGATTTTTGCAATTAGTGTATGGTTTAAAAAGCAGCCACGCCAAATGGCATTTTTACGCTACACGGCATTGATCGGAACGGTTATTATATACTTTAATCTTGTGTTTTACCGGTCGTTTAATGACTTTATTACGATGCCGCAGTTATTCCAGGCAAGCAATATGGGCGATTTGGGTTCGAGCATCCTGACATTGATTGAGTTTTATGATGCCTTTTTCTTCCTTGATGTAGTGATTATCTGGTATTTAAGCAAGAAGAAACCGGAAATAATGACGGTAAGTTATCAAAAAAGCGGAAAAGTATTTGCACTTGCTATGTCATTTCTGTTACTTGCAGGTAATTTTTTCCTCGCAGAAATGGAACGTCCGCAATTATTCACCCGTGCATTTGACCGGGAATATCTTGTTAAAAATATCGGACTATTTAACTATCACATCTATGATGCAGCTGTACATTCCCGTGTAAAAACACAGCGGGTGTTCGCGGATGGGAATGAGCTGCCTGAAATAAAAGAATATGTTGAAGAAGAAGTGAAAAGTGATGAAAAATCATCAATACATGGTATTGCCGATGATAAAAACGTTATTTTTATCACACTTGAATCCCTGCAAAGTTTTGTCATTAACAATGAAGTGAATGGGGAAGAGATAACACCATTTTTGAACAGCCTGGTCGGTGATGAAAGCACTTATTACTTTGAAAATTTTTATCACCAGACACAGCAGGGAAAAACGTCGGATTCTGAATTTTTAATTGAAAACTCACTTTATCCCTTATCCCGCGGTGCTGTATTTTTTACACATGGCGAAAATGAGTACCACAGCATGACGGAATTTTTAGGTGAAGAAGGTTATAATTCTGCCGTCTTTCATGCTAACAACAAGAGTTTCTGGAATCGTGATCAAATGTATGAAAGTCTAGGCATTGATCATTTTTATGGAGAAGAAGCATATGAAGCGAATCAGGAAAACTCAGTTGGCTGGGGATTGAAGGACAAACCATTTTTTGAACAGTCGATCAAGTATTTGCAATCAATGGAAGAACCGTTTTATTCAAGGTTTATCACACTCACAAACCATTTTCCATTTAAACTGAGTGAAGAGGACAGTTCGATTGACAAATATGACTCTAATTCGAGTACGCTGAACAATTACTTCCCGACGGTTCGTTATATGGATGAAGCAGTTGAGCAATTTTTTAATCAATTAAAAGAAGCCGGGCTTTATGAAGACTCTGTCATTGTCATGATGGGGGATCACTATGGCATCAGTGAGAACCATAATAAAGCAATGAGCGATTATTTGAATAAAGAGGAAATTACACCATATGATCATATTCAGCTTCAGCGGGTGCCAATGTTCATTCATATCCCGGGTCATGAAGGCGGAAAAGTTATGTCGAAGGTGACGGGACAGATTGATGTAAAACCAACAATACTGAGTTTACTTGGTGTTTCGGCTGAAAATGATATCCAATTCGGTAATGACATGTTCATTGAAGATCGTAAAGGGTATATAGGTTTGCGCAACGGGGACTTTATCAGTGAAGACTATGTTTCAACCAGCGGCGTTTGTTATGACAGAGAAAGTGGTAACCCTGTAGAGACAGATAAACAACAGGATAATTCAACAGGTAATGAGTCCGTAAAAGAAGCGGTCAATCAATCTGGAAACCAGACAGAATCTCCATGCGTTCCACTTAAGCAGCAAGTTGAGAAGGAATTGGAGCTTTCAGATAAACTTATATATGGTGATTTGTTCAGATTTGTAGATTCTCCTGGAGAAAAATCCGAAGCGAACAATGAATAA
- a CDS encoding YqgQ family protein gives MKTIYDVRQLLKRFGTIIYIGDRTADLELMESEIKELYQLQCIGTEEYQKALLLLRKEARRLSEQKGES, from the coding sequence ATGAAGACGATATATGATGTGCGACAATTACTAAAACGGTTTGGCACGATTATTTATATTGGAGACAGAACGGCAGACCTTGAACTGATGGAAAGTGAAATCAAAGAATTGTACCAGCTGCAGTGTATCGGGACTGAAGAATACCAAAAGGCTTTGCTGCTGCTCAGGAAAGAGGCGAGGCGTCTCAGTGAACAAAAAGGGGAATCGTAA
- a CDS encoding spore germination protein, producing the protein MEKEQQPLFSSYTKNVSYINERLAVDKSFDVIHLDLKYAGRNMALFLIDGFAKDEIMHYIMKLLAQLEPEQLDPDPLEKLFKTYIPYIEIDHVKDLNKASDLVLGGPAALIVEGIDEVIMIDARTYPVRSPAEPDLERVVRGSRDGFVETIVFNTALIRRRVRDRSLRMEYMQIGRRSMTDISLCYLEDIADQDRVDKTKAVLEKIDTDGLAMAEKTIEEYVSGRHWNPYPAVRYTERPDTAAAHLFEGHVLIIIDGSPSVMITPATFWHHLQHAEEYRQKPLIGAYLRFIRYFAVFASIFVLPLYYLFTVHPEYLPEGLSYIGLSEEGAVPVILQFLLAEIGIDVLRLAAVHIPSSLATALGLVAAILIGQVAVEVGLFSYEVVLYLAIAAIGTYATPSYELSLANRLVRMFLLVVTGMFGMTGFIVGITLWLLYITRMSTFGISYFWPFLPFSYRAFRDVLIRSPIPLKNRRPVFLNPKDPDR; encoded by the coding sequence ATGGAAAAAGAACAGCAACCGTTATTTTCTTCTTATACAAAAAATGTTTCCTATATAAACGAGCGGCTGGCAGTTGATAAAAGTTTTGATGTCATACATTTGGATTTAAAATATGCAGGCAGAAACATGGCATTGTTTCTGATCGACGGTTTTGCCAAAGATGAAATTATGCATTACATCATGAAGCTTCTGGCACAACTGGAACCGGAACAGCTGGATCCTGATCCATTGGAGAAGTTGTTTAAGACGTATATTCCATATATCGAAATTGACCATGTTAAAGATTTGAACAAAGCGTCAGATTTAGTCTTGGGTGGTCCGGCAGCATTAATCGTAGAAGGTATTGATGAAGTAATTATGATTGATGCGCGGACATATCCGGTAAGATCTCCTGCTGAACCTGACCTTGAACGTGTTGTCAGAGGCTCGAGAGACGGATTTGTTGAAACGATCGTATTTAACACGGCTCTTATAAGGAGGAGAGTACGGGATCGGTCATTGCGAATGGAGTACATGCAAATTGGCAGACGGTCAATGACTGATATCTCACTTTGTTATTTGGAAGACATTGCGGATCAGGACCGTGTTGATAAGACAAAAGCCGTTCTGGAAAAGATTGATACGGACGGGCTGGCGATGGCCGAAAAAACAATTGAGGAGTATGTAAGCGGTCGGCACTGGAACCCGTATCCCGCCGTCCGTTATACGGAAAGACCTGATACGGCTGCAGCGCATTTGTTTGAAGGCCATGTGCTGATCATTATTGATGGCTCGCCAAGCGTGATGATAACACCGGCAACGTTCTGGCACCATTTGCAGCATGCGGAGGAATACCGGCAAAAACCGCTTATCGGTGCTTATCTGAGGTTTATTCGTTATTTTGCGGTCTTTGCATCCATTTTTGTACTGCCACTGTATTATTTATTCACGGTTCATCCGGAGTATCTGCCGGAGGGGTTATCATATATCGGCTTGAGTGAAGAAGGGGCAGTCCCTGTGATTCTGCAGTTTCTTCTGGCTGAAATAGGTATAGACGTTCTCAGACTCGCTGCAGTTCATATACCCTCGTCTCTGGCCACTGCACTTGGTCTGGTTGCAGCGATATTGATCGGACAGGTTGCAGTGGAAGTAGGCTTATTCTCATATGAAGTAGTTCTGTATCTGGCGATTGCCGCAATTGGAACATACGCCACACCGAGTTATGAACTTAGTCTGGCAAACCGGCTGGTCAGGATGTTTCTTTTGGTGGTAACCGGAATGTTCGGCATGACTGGCTTTATTGTCGGAATTACGTTGTGGCTTCTTTATATAACACGGATGTCAACATTCGGAATTTCTTATTTCTGGCCGTTTTTGCCATTTTCATATAGAGCTTTTCGTGATGTTCTGATCCGATCGCCGATACCATTGAAAAACCGAAGACCAGTGTTTTTGAACCCAAAAGACCCTGACCGCTGA
- a CDS encoding rhomboid family intramembrane serine protease: protein MYLDESYTLYNTAWHLIEQDKFELIHINENGELWLEKLDGKTSRVVRLFHGGFDWKNHMKKDIGQVFQKAKAMKRYFRSKHIELHNVYIDSHTPVDDWEMLKKKMQLNEKNPIQMNVYYISDKDKEEELARFMKAVGSTHTATEESLSEAEKEEEVNQIRKKLAGQLKQKEKEIQSVFSYGKPFMTYILLAVNILLFVLLEINGDSTSTATLIDFGAKYNPAIIENGEWWRIVSSMFLHIGIPHLLLNMLAVFYLGTAAERIYGSLRFTVIYFLAGIGGGLASFAFTTNVSAGASGALFGLFGALLFFGCIHKRIFFQTMGMNLLIIIGINIVFGLSVPQVDNGAHMGGLISGFIASAILHLPKKKNYLIQTGALIIYGLLMFALVLFGVNHNENSAAYQLMKTEQLVAAEQYEEVVTIATGGLQVSGESDSDVRSHLLFQRAYGQIRLNNSEEAIADLERSVELNDTLAEAHYNLAVLYNNNNEAEKAEGSIEKAYELNPENEDFRQLYEQITGKSPN, encoded by the coding sequence ATGTATCTGGATGAAAGTTATACGCTATATAACACAGCGTGGCATCTTATTGAACAAGATAAATTTGAATTAATACATATAAATGAAAATGGCGAATTATGGCTGGAAAAGCTCGACGGAAAAACGTCACGTGTTGTTCGTCTTTTTCACGGTGGGTTTGACTGGAAAAATCATATGAAAAAGGATATCGGACAGGTTTTTCAGAAAGCAAAAGCCATGAAACGGTATTTTCGCAGTAAACATATTGAATTGCATAACGTTTATATTGACTCCCATACGCCGGTTGATGACTGGGAGATGCTGAAAAAGAAAATGCAATTAAATGAAAAAAATCCAATCCAAATGAACGTCTATTATATATCTGACAAAGATAAAGAAGAGGAATTGGCCAGATTTATGAAAGCTGTTGGAAGTACACACACAGCCACCGAAGAAAGCCTGTCTGAAGCTGAAAAAGAAGAAGAAGTTAATCAGATCAGGAAAAAATTAGCAGGACAGTTGAAACAAAAGGAAAAAGAAATTCAAAGTGTCTTTTCATATGGCAAACCTTTCATGACATATATACTTCTTGCGGTCAATATTCTGTTGTTTGTTCTTTTGGAAATAAATGGAGACAGTACCTCTACAGCGACACTGATTGACTTTGGAGCAAAATATAATCCGGCCATTATTGAGAATGGAGAATGGTGGCGGATTGTTTCATCCATGTTCCTGCACATTGGTATTCCTCATCTATTATTGAACATGCTGGCTGTTTTTTATTTAGGAACGGCGGCAGAACGAATTTATGGTTCCCTCAGGTTCACCGTGATTTATTTTTTGGCAGGAATAGGCGGAGGACTGGCGAGTTTTGCATTTACGACCAATGTATCTGCAGGAGCATCCGGAGCGTTGTTTGGTTTATTCGGCGCCCTTTTATTTTTTGGATGTATTCATAAACGAATCTTTTTCCAAACGATGGGCATGAATTTGCTGATTATTATCGGAATCAATATCGTATTTGGGCTAAGTGTCCCACAGGTTGATAATGGTGCCCATATGGGCGGTTTGATTTCGGGTTTTATTGCATCAGCTATTTTGCATCTGCCCAAGAAAAAGAATTATCTTATACAAACTGGTGCTCTGATCATTTATGGTCTGCTTATGTTCGCTCTGGTGCTCTTCGGTGTTAATCATAACGAAAACAGCGCCGCATATCAATTAATGAAAACTGAACAGCTGGTTGCCGCCGAGCAGTACGAAGAAGTCGTGACGATTGCCACCGGGGGCCTCCAGGTTTCAGGTGAATCAGACAGTGACGTGAGAAGCCATTTGTTATTTCAGCGTGCCTATGGTCAAATCAGATTAAACAATTCTGAAGAGGCGATAGCAGATTTGGAAAGATCGGTCGAATTGAATGACACATTAGCGGAAGCTCATTATAACTTAGCTGTTTTATACAACAATAATAATGAAGCAGAGAAAGCTGAAGGATCGATTGAAAAAGCATATGAGCTAAACCCGGAAAATGAGGATTTCCGGCAGCTGTATGAGCAAATTACCGGAAAAAGCCCTAACTGA
- a CDS encoding ThiF family adenylyltransferase, translating into MLFEPIQEKGQQALSNSTALVVGAGALGTVISNQLVRAGIGKIRLIDRDYVELSNLQRQIMFDEEDVREAMPKAQAAKQKLEKINSQVEVEAIIGNVTSENIDELIKDMDVVLDGTDNFATRYLLNDACFNHQLPFSYGGVVSSRGMTAFFVPGKTPCLRCIMKEGTGGGQTCDTVGVIAPAVDMIASFEVTETLKYLTMNHEVLRGTLKTIDIWHNRHYDMKLTEPASDCPTCQKQEFPALKQNVNDEETVLCGRDTVQIHRQPEFNLEEWESQLTKVADVRRTPFLIKAAVGEEIYLVMFKDGRVLVQGTEDPVQARIWYDRFIGS; encoded by the coding sequence ATGTTATTTGAACCAATTCAGGAGAAAGGGCAGCAGGCGTTATCAAACAGTACTGCACTGGTAGTCGGTGCCGGTGCATTGGGAACAGTTATAAGCAATCAGCTGGTACGAGCCGGGATAGGAAAAATTCGGCTCATCGATCGTGACTATGTGGAGCTCAGCAACTTGCAACGTCAGATAATGTTTGATGAAGAAGATGTACGTGAGGCAATGCCAAAGGCTCAAGCAGCCAAACAAAAACTAGAGAAAATCAATAGTCAAGTGGAAGTTGAGGCAATTATTGGCAATGTAACGTCAGAAAATATAGATGAACTGATAAAAGATATGGACGTCGTACTTGATGGAACGGATAATTTTGCGACACGTTACCTTCTTAACGATGCCTGTTTTAATCATCAGCTGCCATTTTCATATGGCGGTGTTGTCAGTTCCAGAGGGATGACTGCATTTTTCGTGCCGGGCAAAACCCCTTGTTTGAGATGTATTATGAAAGAAGGGACGGGCGGCGGACAGACTTGTGATACGGTTGGGGTTATTGCACCGGCAGTTGATATGATCGCCTCGTTTGAAGTTACGGAGACGTTAAAATACTTAACAATGAATCATGAGGTGCTGCGAGGCACCTTAAAAACAATTGATATTTGGCACAATCGTCACTATGATATGAAATTGACCGAACCGGCGTCTGATTGTCCGACCTGTCAAAAACAAGAATTTCCTGCTCTAAAGCAAAATGTAAATGACGAAGAAACTGTCTTATGCGGCCGCGATACGGTTCAAATACATCGTCAGCCTGAATTCAATCTGGAAGAATGGGAAAGCCAATTAACGAAAGTTGCCGACGTGAGACGAACGCCATTTTTAATTAAGGCAGCAGTTGGTGAGGAGATATATTTGGTTATGTTCAAAGACGGGCGTGTCCTTGTTCAAGGTACGGAAGACCCTGTTCAGGCAAGAATATGGTATGACCGTTTTATTGGTTCGTAA
- a CDS encoding 5-formyltetrahydrofolate cyclo-ligase, giving the protein MEKTELRNNMIQQLKKLPDSERTKIEQALAENLTDSDVWKQSNTIGITVSNGFEWNTKPIIEAAWQQGKLVCVPKCLPKKRQLNFYELNSYDQLEVVYHNLLEPKPEITEEMSKDRIDLLVVPGLLFDKNGYRIGFGGGYYDRFLTDFPNRKLSMAATIQLVNKLPRDPFDIPVEEIITENGFWQRGGG; this is encoded by the coding sequence ATGGAAAAAACTGAACTTCGAAACAATATGATACAGCAATTGAAAAAATTACCAGATTCAGAACGTACCAAGATAGAACAGGCGCTGGCAGAGAATTTAACGGATTCAGATGTCTGGAAACAGTCGAATACTATCGGGATAACGGTTTCAAATGGATTTGAATGGAATACAAAACCAATTATCGAAGCAGCATGGCAACAGGGAAAACTGGTATGCGTTCCGAAATGTCTGCCAAAAAAGCGTCAGCTGAATTTTTATGAACTTAACAGCTATGATCAGCTTGAGGTTGTTTACCATAATCTATTGGAACCAAAACCTGAAATAACTGAAGAAATGTCTAAAGACAGAATTGATTTACTGGTCGTACCGGGATTGCTGTTTGATAAAAATGGCTACCGGATCGGGTTTGGCGGCGGCTATTATGATCGCTTTCTGACTGATTTTCCAAACCGTAAACTATCAATGGCAGCAACCATCCAATTAGTAAATAAACTGCCGAGAGATCCGTTTGATATACCGGTAGAGGAGATTATCACTGAGAATGGTTTTTGGCAAAGGGGAGGAGGGTAA
- a CDS encoding IS1182 family transposase → MFKHYNMNQVVLPLDLEIKIEENDIAYAVNDVVETIPDDAFTGFRRETGYPAYHPRMMMKIILCAYTQSVFSGRKIEGLLHDSVRMMWLAQGYEPTYRTINRFRVHPEVKELLRQCFVQFRCQLVQEKQIDEEAIFIDGTKIEANANKYTFVWRKAIEKHSAKLVEKSNQMYDELLENEIIPEIERESEDELSTDELRQIAEKLDEKVEAYDKEIEAREKGSERKQLRSERKAPKQYRKRFRAFVVRKQKYKQDMKIFGERNSYSKTDHDATFMRMKDDHMRNGQLKAGYNVQLATEGQYALAYDVFPNPTDTRTFVPFLDHIEEGYFELPKYIVADAGYGSEQNYEDVLENRERTPLITYNQYRKEKKKKYRNNPFHSANWEYNTENDYFICPNDQKVTFRYLSQRTDRYGYTRTFRVYECEDCSGCPLRSQCTKAKEGNNRKIYYNAKWESQKAYTRQQLSEEETGEVYGRRKIDVEPVFGFLKANLRFPRFSVRGQEKVKNELGFAFMAVNLRKYTAKKTNPTLDNNNHLNQKGSNHQKLMIGTFFKSFLASYVPASFLFFLYCI, encoded by the coding sequence ATGTTTAAACATTATAACATGAACCAAGTGGTTTTGCCTTTAGATTTAGAAATAAAAATAGAGGAAAATGATATTGCCTATGCCGTCAATGACGTCGTGGAAACTATCCCGGATGATGCCTTCACAGGTTTCCGGCGCGAAACAGGCTACCCAGCTTATCATCCGCGCATGATGATGAAGATTATTTTATGTGCTTACACGCAATCTGTTTTCTCCGGCAGAAAGATCGAAGGATTACTACATGACAGTGTCCGTATGATGTGGCTGGCTCAGGGATATGAACCAACGTATCGCACCATCAATCGATTTCGTGTGCATCCAGAGGTTAAAGAGTTATTGCGTCAATGCTTCGTCCAATTCCGCTGCCAGCTTGTACAGGAAAAACAGATTGATGAAGAAGCGATTTTCATCGATGGGACCAAGATTGAAGCGAATGCCAATAAATACACATTTGTTTGGCGGAAAGCGATAGAGAAACACAGCGCCAAATTGGTGGAGAAGTCCAATCAAATGTATGATGAATTGCTGGAAAACGAAATTATCCCGGAGATTGAACGGGAAAGCGAGGACGAATTATCCACCGATGAACTCAGGCAAATAGCTGAGAAACTGGATGAGAAAGTCGAAGCGTATGACAAAGAGATTGAGGCACGTGAAAAAGGAAGCGAACGAAAACAGCTTCGTTCCGAACGTAAAGCACCGAAACAATACCGCAAACGGTTCAGGGCCTTTGTCGTGCGCAAACAGAAATATAAGCAGGACATGAAAATTTTCGGGGAACGCAACAGTTACTCCAAGACAGACCATGATGCCACGTTTATGCGCATGAAAGATGACCATATGAGGAACGGCCAGCTGAAAGCAGGTTATAATGTGCAGCTTGCGACAGAGGGTCAATACGCGCTCGCTTACGATGTATTCCCAAACCCGACGGACACACGTACTTTCGTTCCTTTCCTGGATCATATTGAGGAAGGTTACTTTGAGCTGCCTAAGTATATTGTGGCTGACGCAGGTTATGGCAGTGAACAAAATTACGAAGACGTCCTCGAGAACCGGGAACGCACGCCCCTGATTACATACAACCAATACCGGAAAGAAAAGAAAAAGAAATACAGAAATAACCCTTTCCATTCCGCCAATTGGGAATATAACACGGAAAACGATTATTTTATCTGCCCGAATGACCAAAAAGTAACATTCCGTTACCTATCCCAACGAACAGACCGGTACGGCTATACACGGACCTTCAGAGTTTACGAGTGTGAGGACTGTTCAGGGTGCCCACTGCGTTCCCAATGCACCAAAGCGAAGGAAGGGAATAACCGGAAAATTTATTATAACGCGAAGTGGGAAAGCCAAAAAGCCTACACAAGACAACAGCTTTCGGAAGAAGAAACTGGCGAAGTTTACGGGCGACGTAAAATCGATGTGGAGCCAGTCTTCGGATTTCTGAAGGCTAATTTGCGTTTCCCGCGTTTCTCAGTCAGGGGGCAGGAGAAAGTGAAAAATGAATTAGGATTTGCATTCATGGCGGTGAACTTGAGAAAGTACACCGCCAAAAAGACAAATCCTACCTTAGATAATAACAACCATTTAAATCAAAAAGGTTCCAACCATCAAAAACTGATGATTGGAACCTTTTTTAAGTCATTTTTGGCTAGTTATGTCCCAGCCTCTTTCTTATTTTTCCTGTATTGTATATAA
- the rpmG gene encoding 50S ribosomal protein L33 — protein sequence MRVNITLACTETGDRNYISTKNKRTNPERLELMKYSPRLKKHTLHRETK from the coding sequence ATGCGCGTAAACATTACATTGGCTTGTACAGAAACAGGCGACCGTAACTATATCAGTACAAAAAATAAGCGTACAAACCCTGAACGTTTGGAGCTTATGAAATATAGTCCACGATTGAAAAAGCATACATTGCATCGTGAGACGAAATAA
- the phoU gene encoding phosphate signaling complex protein PhoU, with translation MVAREQFETDLNNIKEDIIALSNTAVKALREAVDALYNQDIILAKEVIENDKMIDKQEHAINDQTILLIAKQQPVATDLRRLVVALQITADVERMADNAKNIAKSTIHLGEGHLLTVHPRIKEMRDMAIDMNKTATRAFHYDDISIAGKLSAMDDQVDQLYESIIQDILNETATNPEKIQYIMQMAFCARYIERFADHITNIGESILYLVKGESYKLN, from the coding sequence ATGGTTGCCAGAGAGCAGTTTGAAACGGATTTAAATAATATTAAAGAAGACATCATTGCATTGTCGAATACGGCGGTGAAAGCCTTACGTGAAGCAGTCGATGCGTTGTATAACCAGGACATAATCCTGGCAAAGGAAGTTATTGAAAACGACAAGATGATCGATAAACAGGAACATGCGATTAACGATCAGACGATTTTATTAATTGCTAAACAGCAGCCGGTTGCAACGGACCTACGTCGGTTAGTGGTCGCTCTGCAAATAACAGCTGACGTAGAACGTATGGCTGATAATGCTAAAAACATTGCCAAATCAACCATTCACCTTGGAGAGGGTCATCTTTTGACGGTCCATCCGAGGATTAAAGAAATGCGGGATATGGCCATTGATATGAATAAGACCGCAACCAGGGCGTTCCATTATGATGATATTTCGATTGCCGGCAAATTATCGGCTATGGATGACCAGGTCGATCAATTATATGAATCGATCATCCAAGATATATTAAATGAAACAGCTACCAATCCGGAAAAAATCCAGTATATCATGCAGATGGCTTTCTGTGCACGGTATATTGAACGATTTGCTGATCATATTACAAATATAGGAGAGAGTATTTTATATCTCGTCAAAGGGGAATCGTATAAATTAAATTGA